Proteins encoded together in one Pseudoalteromonas xiamenensis window:
- the secA gene encoding preprotein translocase subunit SecA: MITKIFTKLFGSRNDRTIRNLRKTVALINALEKDISALSDEQLKAKTAEFRERYDAGTSLDDLLPEAFAVVREASKRVYGMRHFDVQMIGGMVLHQGRISEMRTGEGKTLTATLPAYLNGITGKGVHVITVNDYLAKRDAENNRPLFEFLGLSVGCNVPGMMGMQKKEAYAADITYGTNNEFGFDYLRDNMAFSINERVQRPLHYAVVDEVDSILIDEARTPLIISGPAEDSSQLYTEINTIVPELIQQEKEDEEGVEGDGDYTIDEKSKQVHLTERGQVKVEELLTSRGLLQEGDSLYSAGNITLLSHVYAALRAHKLYQKDVDYVVKDNEVVIVDEHTGRTMEGRRWSEGLHQAVEAKEGVRIQNENQTLASITFQNYFRLYEKLAGMTGTADTEAFEFQSIYGLDTVVIPTNKPMIRDDRTDLVYLTQEEKYEAILADIRDCQKRGQPVLVGTISIESSEYLSHFLRKEKIEHNVLNAKFHAQEAEIIADAGLPGKVTIATNMAGRGTDIMLGGNWQAEVAKIENPTDEQIADIKATWKETQAKVLEAGGLHIIGTERHESRRIDNQLRGRSGRQGDAGSSRFYLSMEDALMRIFAGERMTNMMRKLGMQRGEAIEHPWVNRAIENAQRKVEARNFDIRKQLLEYDDVANDQRKVVYEQRNELLEEGDISETITAIRADVVNDVINQYIAPQSLAEMWDISGLEERLRADFLVSLPITQWLQDDNKLYEELLRERILENIEAAYKQKEEMVGESVLRQFEKAVMLQSLDQHWKDHLAAMDHLRQGIHLRGYAQKNPKQEYKRESFELFSQMLENLKIDVVGILSKVQVRAEEDVEKVEEQHRRSEQAPREYQHAEAEHIGGEIPEGAVVARNEPKVGRNEACPCQSGKKYKQCCGKLS; this comes from the coding sequence ATGATAACTAAAATTTTTACCAAACTGTTTGGTAGTCGAAACGACCGCACCATTAGAAACTTAAGAAAAACAGTCGCCCTCATCAATGCATTAGAAAAAGACATCAGTGCCCTTTCTGACGAGCAATTGAAAGCGAAAACCGCTGAATTCCGTGAGCGTTACGACGCAGGTACGAGTCTCGATGACTTATTACCAGAAGCGTTTGCGGTGGTCCGTGAAGCGTCAAAACGTGTGTATGGCATGCGTCATTTCGATGTACAGATGATTGGTGGTATGGTGCTTCATCAAGGTCGCATCTCGGAAATGCGCACAGGTGAAGGTAAAACGTTAACAGCAACGTTACCAGCTTACCTAAACGGTATCACAGGTAAAGGGGTTCATGTTATTACGGTGAATGATTACCTAGCAAAACGTGATGCTGAAAATAACCGTCCGCTTTTCGAATTCCTAGGCTTAAGCGTAGGCTGCAATGTCCCAGGTATGATGGGTATGCAAAAGAAAGAAGCGTATGCAGCCGATATTACTTATGGAACCAACAACGAGTTTGGCTTTGACTACTTGCGCGATAACATGGCGTTTAGTATTAATGAACGCGTACAGCGCCCTCTTCATTACGCAGTTGTGGATGAAGTGGATTCAATCCTTATTGACGAAGCGCGTACTCCACTCATTATCTCTGGACCAGCGGAAGACAGCAGCCAACTTTACACTGAGATCAACACGATCGTTCCTGAACTGATTCAACAAGAAAAAGAAGACGAAGAAGGTGTTGAAGGTGACGGCGATTACACGATTGATGAAAAGAGTAAGCAAGTTCACCTTACTGAACGCGGCCAAGTTAAAGTTGAAGAGCTACTCACTTCACGTGGTTTGTTACAAGAAGGTGACTCTCTGTATTCAGCGGGCAATATTACGTTGCTAAGTCACGTTTATGCGGCACTTCGCGCTCATAAACTGTATCAAAAAGACGTTGATTACGTTGTGAAAGACAACGAAGTTGTTATAGTCGATGAACACACAGGCCGTACGATGGAAGGTCGTCGTTGGTCAGAGGGTCTTCATCAAGCCGTTGAAGCGAAAGAAGGTGTTCGTATTCAAAACGAAAACCAAACATTGGCTTCGATCACCTTCCAAAACTATTTCCGTCTATACGAAAAACTTGCTGGTATGACGGGCACTGCAGATACAGAAGCATTTGAATTTCAATCTATTTATGGTCTAGATACTGTTGTTATTCCTACGAATAAACCGATGATCCGTGATGATCGTACCGACTTGGTTTATCTGACTCAAGAAGAAAAGTACGAAGCCATTTTGGCAGACATTCGCGACTGTCAAAAACGCGGTCAGCCAGTTTTGGTTGGTACAATTTCGATTGAAAGCTCAGAGTATTTGTCTCACTTTTTACGTAAAGAAAAGATTGAGCACAATGTACTGAACGCGAAATTCCATGCGCAAGAAGCTGAAATCATCGCAGATGCGGGTCTTCCTGGAAAAGTAACCATTGCAACAAACATGGCTGGTCGTGGTACAGACATTATGTTGGGTGGTAATTGGCAAGCGGAAGTTGCAAAAATTGAAAATCCAACGGATGAGCAAATCGCGGACATTAAAGCAACTTGGAAAGAGACACAAGCGAAAGTCTTAGAAGCCGGTGGTCTACATATTATCGGTACTGAGCGCCACGAGTCTCGTCGTATTGATAACCAGCTACGTGGTCGTTCAGGTCGTCAAGGTGATGCGGGTTCAAGCCGATTCTACTTGTCGATGGAAGATGCATTGATGCGTATCTTCGCTGGCGAGCGTATGACCAACATGATGCGTAAGCTTGGTATGCAACGTGGTGAAGCGATTGAGCACCCGTGGGTAAACCGTGCGATTGAAAATGCGCAGCGTAAAGTCGAAGCGCGTAACTTTGATATCCGTAAGCAACTTCTCGAATACGATGACGTGGCGAATGATCAGCGAAAAGTGGTTTATGAGCAACGCAATGAACTGCTTGAAGAAGGCGATATTTCAGAGACGATTACTGCTATTCGAGCTGACGTAGTGAACGACGTGATTAATCAATACATCGCACCGCAGAGCTTGGCGGAAATGTGGGATATCTCTGGACTTGAAGAACGCTTACGTGCGGACTTCCTTGTTAGTTTACCGATTACGCAGTGGCTACAAGACGACAATAAGCTTTATGAAGAATTATTGCGTGAACGTATCCTTGAAAACATCGAGGCAGCGTATAAGCAAAAAGAAGAAATGGTTGGAGAATCAGTGCTTCGCCAATTCGAAAAAGCCGTGATGTTGCAAAGCCTAGATCAGCATTGGAAGGATCACCTTGCTGCAATGGATCATTTACGTCAAGGTATCCACTTACGTGGTTATGCGCAAAAGAATCCTAAGCAAGAATACAAGCGTGAATCTTTTGAGTTATTCTCGCAAATGCTTGAAAACTTGAAGATCGATGTTGTCGGAATTCTGAGTAAAGTACAGGTTCGTGCGGAAGAAGATGTTGAGAAAGTTGAAGAACAACATCGTCGCAGTGAGCAAGCGCCACGTGAATATCAGCATGCAGAAGCAGAACACATTGGTGGCGAAATTCCTGAAGGGGCAGTGGTTGCACGTAATGAACCTAAAGTCGGTCGTAACGAAGCATGTCCTTGCCAATCAGGTAAAAAGTACAAGCAGTGTTGTGGTAAGTTGAGCTAA
- a CDS encoding DUF721 domain-containing protein, with product MAKNRYAPKPVEEVFQGMSVSNKLRTFASLTAKQTELQHAVEQALGPILIKKCRVSHYQNGTLFIEAGSATLATRLNYMRMDILSSVRQAGYPECIQVKISSSPDAQTRFAVKEKQTSYQTSNNSAKRQMSEQTAEHLNAIAENAPHGLKEKLQRLAKHASKE from the coding sequence ATGGCTAAAAATCGTTACGCACCAAAACCTGTTGAAGAAGTTTTTCAAGGAATGTCCGTAAGTAATAAGTTGCGCACATTTGCTTCACTGACAGCGAAACAAACTGAATTGCAACACGCAGTTGAACAGGCTCTTGGGCCCATTTTAATTAAAAAATGCCGTGTGTCTCATTATCAAAATGGCACTCTCTTTATTGAAGCAGGTTCAGCGACGCTCGCCACTCGATTAAATTACATGAGAATGGATATACTATCCTCTGTACGTCAAGCAGGTTACCCAGAATGTATTCAGGTGAAAATATCCAGCTCACCAGACGCTCAGACTCGGTTTGCAGTAAAAGAAAAGCAAACATCCTACCAAACGTCTAACAACAGTGCTAAACGACAAATGAGCGAACAAACCGCTGAACATTTAAACGCGATTGCCGAAAATGCTCCGCATGGTTTGAAAGAAAAGTTACAACGTCTTGCCAAACACGCCAGCAAAGAATAA
- the lpxC gene encoding UDP-3-O-acyl-N-acetylglucosamine deacetylase has translation MIKQRTIAEVVKATGVGLHKGEKVTITLRPASANTGVVFRRVDLNPVVNFETTPEAVGDTQLCTCLTNKDGVRLSTTEHLIAAVAALGIDNLIVELDSAEVPIMDGSALPFIYLIQKGGIKELNAAKKFIRIKEKVRVEDGDKWAEIEPYDGFHIDFEIAFNHPAINDSRQRIGLDITPRSFTEEISRARTFGFMKDIEYMHANNLALGGSMDNAVVLDEFKVLNPNGLRYADEFVKHKILDCVGDMFMAGHNILGKITCFKSGHGLNNKLLRQIMATESAWEWATFDEQVHMPAPGLELVTA, from the coding sequence ATGATAAAACAGCGTACGATTGCAGAAGTAGTCAAAGCAACTGGAGTAGGGCTTCACAAAGGCGAAAAGGTCACTATTACTCTCCGACCCGCGAGTGCGAATACCGGTGTGGTATTTCGTCGCGTTGACCTCAACCCTGTTGTGAACTTTGAAACTACACCGGAAGCGGTTGGTGATACGCAGTTATGTACCTGTTTAACAAACAAAGATGGTGTTCGTCTATCCACAACCGAGCATTTAATTGCAGCTGTTGCTGCATTAGGGATCGACAACCTAATCGTCGAACTTGATAGTGCTGAAGTGCCAATTATGGACGGGAGTGCATTACCGTTCATTTACCTTATTCAAAAAGGTGGCATTAAAGAACTAAATGCAGCGAAAAAGTTTATTCGTATCAAAGAAAAAGTACGTGTTGAAGACGGTGATAAATGGGCTGAAATTGAGCCTTACGACGGTTTTCATATCGATTTTGAGATTGCGTTTAACCACCCTGCGATTAACGATAGTCGCCAACGTATTGGTCTTGATATCACGCCACGCAGTTTTACCGAAGAAATCAGCCGTGCTCGTACCTTCGGATTTATGAAAGATATCGAGTATATGCATGCGAACAACCTAGCACTAGGTGGAAGCATGGATAATGCGGTTGTACTAGACGAGTTTAAAGTATTGAACCCGAATGGTCTTCGCTATGCGGATGAATTCGTTAAGCATAAAATCCTAGACTGTGTAGGTGATATGTTTATGGCAGGGCATAACATTCTTGGCAAGATTACGTGTTTCAAATCAGGTCATGGTTTGAATAACAAGTTACTGCGTCAAATTATGGCGACAGAATCTGCATGGGAATGGGCTACATTTGATGAACAAGTTCACATGCCGGCTCCTGGACTGGAACTTGTTACTGCATAA
- the ftsZ gene encoding cell division protein FtsZ, translated as MFDIMEQHSEEAVIKVIGVGGGGGNAVEHMVKQQIEGVRFIVANTDAQVLRKSAADITVQLGKQITAGLGAGANPDVGRKAAEEDEESIRNALEGADMVFIAAGMGGGTGTGAAPVVARVAKDMGILTVAVVTRPFDLEGKKRMAAAEQGISELAEIVDSLITIPNNKLLKVLGKGTTLLDAFGKANDVLYGAVQGIAELITRSGLINVDFADVRTVMSAMGTAMMGTASATGPDRAQEAAEAAISSPLLEDVDLTGAKGILVNITAGMDITIEEFEIVGNHVKALASENATVVVGAVIDPEMSEELRVTVVATGLGGDRRPQFGIVNNNFKKAVGADTTPTMSSSTNAGMFVPSFTSPVSDDDLGMVSKPEVQANDAPKAESVKPAAKKDNADYFDIPAFLRKQSD; from the coding sequence ATGTTTGATATTATGGAACAGCACAGCGAAGAAGCTGTCATCAAAGTCATCGGTGTAGGTGGCGGCGGCGGAAATGCCGTTGAACACATGGTAAAACAACAAATCGAAGGCGTTCGTTTTATCGTTGCAAACACTGATGCGCAAGTATTACGTAAGTCAGCTGCTGACATTACCGTTCAACTAGGCAAGCAAATTACCGCAGGTCTAGGTGCTGGAGCTAATCCAGATGTCGGACGTAAAGCAGCCGAAGAAGATGAAGAATCAATCCGTAACGCGCTTGAAGGCGCAGATATGGTGTTTATTGCCGCTGGCATGGGCGGTGGTACTGGTACTGGTGCTGCACCTGTCGTTGCGCGTGTCGCAAAAGACATGGGTATTTTGACGGTTGCAGTAGTTACACGTCCTTTTGACCTTGAAGGCAAAAAACGTATGGCGGCGGCAGAGCAAGGTATCTCTGAACTAGCTGAAATCGTTGATTCACTTATCACTATCCCAAATAACAAACTTCTGAAAGTACTAGGCAAAGGCACAACGCTTCTCGATGCGTTTGGCAAAGCTAATGACGTGTTATACGGTGCGGTACAAGGCATTGCTGAGTTGATTACGCGTTCGGGTCTAATCAACGTCGACTTTGCAGACGTACGAACGGTTATGTCGGCAATGGGCACGGCGATGATGGGGACTGCGTCAGCAACTGGTCCAGATCGAGCACAAGAAGCAGCAGAAGCGGCGATTTCAAGCCCATTACTTGAAGACGTAGATTTAACGGGAGCGAAAGGCATTCTAGTTAATATCACCGCAGGTATGGATATCACGATCGAAGAATTTGAGATTGTGGGGAACCATGTGAAAGCGTTGGCGTCTGAGAATGCAACTGTTGTAGTCGGTGCGGTTATTGATCCTGAAATGAGTGAAGAGCTGCGCGTTACTGTTGTAGCGACAGGTTTAGGCGGTGATCGTCGCCCTCAATTTGGCATTGTGAATAACAATTTCAAAAAGGCGGTGGGTGCAGATACAACTCCAACAATGAGCTCAAGCACAAATGCAGGTATGTTTGTACCAAGTTTCACTAGCCCAGTTTCGGATGATGATCTTGGGATGGTGTCAAAACCTGAAGTGCAAGCAAATGATGCTCCAAAAGCAGAATCAGTAAAACCAGCGGCTAAGAAAGACAATGCAGATTATTTTGATATTCCTGCATTTTTGCGTAAGCAAAGCGATTAA
- the ftsA gene encoding cell division protein FtsA yields the protein MTKSVERNLVIGLDVGTSKVVATVGEITADNKLSIVGVGRQVSHGMDKGGVNDLNLVSDSIRRAIDEAELMADCRISSVYLGISGKHIQCQNESGVVAINNAEVTDDDIANVIHIARSVPISAERKMLHSLPQEYSIDMQEGIKNPLGMSGVRMEARAHIITCSNDMAKNIEKCVERCGLHVDQLIFGALASSYSVLTEDEKELGVAVVDIGGGTMDIAIFINGALRHSAVIPVAGNQVTGDIAKIFRTPISHAESLKVQYACASSQMASSEETIEVPSVGGRPARLMSRHTLSEVVEPRFRELFELAYEEIRSAGFEEQIAAGVVLTGGTAKMQGALEVAEEIFQMPVRVGKPLGVVGLTDYVNDPAFATAVGLLQYGRTLQTMNAQKSKDNQQDSWWSRMTKWFQGEF from the coding sequence ATGACCAAATCAGTTGAGAGAAATTTGGTAATTGGATTAGATGTTGGAACGTCAAAGGTCGTTGCAACGGTTGGTGAAATCACCGCAGACAATAAATTAAGTATTGTCGGTGTAGGTCGTCAAGTTTCTCATGGTATGGATAAAGGTGGCGTGAACGACCTAAATTTAGTGTCTGACTCCATCCGTCGTGCGATTGACGAAGCGGAGCTGATGGCAGATTGCCGTATAAGCTCGGTGTACTTAGGTATTTCAGGAAAGCACATTCAGTGTCAAAACGAAAGTGGTGTTGTGGCGATTAATAATGCTGAAGTCACCGATGATGATATCGCCAACGTGATCCACATTGCGCGCTCAGTTCCTATTTCTGCTGAACGCAAAATGTTGCACTCGTTACCGCAAGAATACAGCATTGATATGCAAGAAGGGATAAAAAACCCGTTAGGGATGAGTGGTGTGCGAATGGAAGCTCGTGCACATATCATTACTTGTTCAAATGATATGGCAAAAAACATCGAAAAGTGTGTGGAACGTTGTGGATTGCATGTCGACCAACTGATTTTCGGCGCTTTAGCGTCTTCCTATTCCGTATTGACGGAAGATGAAAAAGAACTCGGGGTTGCGGTTGTTGATATTGGCGGTGGCACAATGGATATCGCTATTTTCATTAATGGTGCTCTGCGCCACTCGGCGGTAATTCCAGTCGCGGGTAATCAAGTGACGGGGGATATTGCAAAAATATTCCGTACACCTATCTCACATGCTGAATCGCTTAAAGTACAATACGCATGTGCAAGCAGCCAAATGGCGAGCAGCGAAGAAACAATTGAAGTGCCAAGTGTAGGTGGTCGCCCTGCTAGATTGATGTCGCGACATACGTTGTCAGAGGTGGTTGAGCCTCGTTTTAGAGAATTATTTGAACTTGCCTATGAAGAAATTCGCAGCGCAGGTTTTGAAGAGCAAATTGCAGCCGGTGTTGTCCTCACAGGTGGCACGGCAAAGATGCAAGGGGCTTTGGAAGTGGCGGAAGAAATCTTCCAAATGCCAGTAAGAGTTGGTAAGCCACTCGGTGTAGTGGGTCTTACTGATTATGTTAACGATCCTGCTTTTGCAACGGCTGTTGGTCTTTTACAATATGGCCGTACGTTGCAAACGATGAATGCACAAAAATCGAAGGACAACCAGCAGGATAGTTGGTGGAGTCGCATGACAAAGTGGTTCCAGGGTGAGTTTTAA
- a CDS encoding cell division protein FtsQ/DivIB, with protein sequence MRAFLGKVYRGAKRQNWSLIGGVSFFLCVVIGIGQLFFGVSDWLVTHKDAQIKQLAVLGKPKYTNENEILKAIRKVDLSSYFELDVKQVQREVQALPWVATASVRKQWPNTLQVYVVEHTPVAIWNSDLLLNQAGEVFQANSDKLPAHLPQLYGPEGSEQEAWEVFGQLKALLAVNQFKLESLALSERFAWQLWLDNGIRLNLGRTEKAKRVQRFIDVFPHLEKPEGAQIDVVDLRYDTGLAVSWKYPDKEQSQNKSAA encoded by the coding sequence ATGCGAGCATTTTTGGGAAAGGTTTACCGCGGCGCAAAACGTCAGAACTGGTCGTTAATTGGCGGGGTAAGCTTTTTCCTTTGTGTAGTGATTGGTATTGGGCAATTGTTCTTTGGTGTGAGTGATTGGTTGGTCACGCATAAAGATGCGCAAATCAAACAGTTAGCTGTTCTTGGAAAGCCGAAGTACACAAACGAAAATGAGATCTTAAAGGCAATTCGAAAAGTTGATTTGAGTAGCTACTTCGAATTGGATGTCAAACAGGTTCAGCGAGAAGTACAAGCGCTACCTTGGGTTGCTACAGCTTCAGTTAGAAAGCAGTGGCCGAATACCCTGCAAGTTTATGTTGTTGAGCATACGCCGGTGGCAATTTGGAACAGTGATTTATTGCTCAATCAGGCAGGGGAAGTGTTTCAAGCAAATAGCGACAAATTGCCAGCGCATCTGCCGCAACTGTATGGCCCCGAGGGGAGTGAACAGGAAGCGTGGGAAGTGTTTGGTCAGCTAAAAGCGCTACTGGCTGTGAATCAGTTTAAATTAGAAAGCCTTGCGTTGTCTGAACGATTTGCATGGCAATTGTGGTTAGACAATGGGATCCGTTTGAACTTAGGGCGGACCGAGAAAGCGAAACGAGTACAACGATTTATAGACGTTTTTCCGCATTTGGAAAAACCTGAAGGCGCGCAGATAGATGTAGTCGATTTGCGTTATGACACTGGCCTGGCGGTCAGTTGGAAATACCCAGATAAAGAACAATCACAAAATAAGAGTGCAGCATGA
- a CDS encoding D-alanine--D-alanine ligase, translated as MSQFGKVAVLLGGHSAEREVSLKSGSAVLNAIQNAGIDAFGFDPKEQSLSALEDLDVSRVFIALHGRGGEDGTVQGALEYLNLPYTGSGVLGSALAMDKVRCKHLFKSAGLSTAPYEVVSTTEPFDAEAIIAKLGKVMVKPSHEGSSIGMSQASNAQELDVALQEAFKYDSQVLVEQWITGREFTVSVLGEQVLPVIEMTTPRGFYDYQAKYQSTTTQYHCPAALSEAETVELQKLAKQAFDLVGASGWGRVDAMRDEAGNFYLLEVNTVPGMTEKSLVPMAAKAVGLTFEQLVVRILEQTL; from the coding sequence ATGAGCCAGTTTGGTAAAGTAGCAGTCTTACTAGGCGGGCATTCAGCGGAGCGTGAAGTTTCGTTGAAGTCAGGCAGTGCTGTATTAAATGCAATACAGAATGCAGGTATTGATGCGTTTGGGTTTGACCCAAAGGAGCAATCTCTGTCTGCTCTTGAAGATTTGGATGTATCACGTGTATTTATCGCATTGCATGGTAGAGGCGGTGAAGATGGAACGGTGCAAGGTGCACTTGAATATCTGAATTTGCCCTACACCGGTAGTGGTGTGCTAGGTAGTGCGCTTGCAATGGACAAAGTACGTTGCAAGCATCTGTTTAAATCGGCAGGTCTGAGTACAGCACCTTATGAAGTGGTTTCGACTACAGAACCTTTTGATGCAGAAGCAATCATTGCCAAATTGGGCAAAGTAATGGTGAAACCTAGCCACGAAGGCTCAAGCATTGGGATGTCACAAGCTTCAAATGCTCAAGAGCTGGATGTTGCGCTACAAGAAGCATTTAAATACGACAGTCAAGTATTAGTAGAGCAGTGGATTACAGGACGTGAATTTACCGTTTCAGTGCTAGGTGAGCAAGTATTGCCCGTCATTGAGATGACAACACCTCGTGGTTTTTACGACTATCAGGCAAAGTATCAATCTACGACAACTCAGTACCATTGCCCTGCAGCACTTAGCGAAGCTGAGACGGTTGAATTACAAAAGCTTGCCAAGCAGGCATTTGACCTAGTCGGTGCAAGTGGTTGGGGTCGCGTTGATGCAATGCGAGACGAAGCGGGAAATTTCTATTTATTGGAAGTAAATACCGTCCCGGGCATGACAGAGAAGTCACTCGTGCCAATGGCTGCGAAAGCAGTAGGATTAACATTTGAGCAATTAGTTGTTCGCATTTTGGAGCAAACACTTTAA